One Ananas comosus cultivar F153 linkage group 1, ASM154086v1, whole genome shotgun sequence DNA window includes the following coding sequences:
- the LOC109713579 gene encoding glycine-rich RNA-binding protein RZ1A: MSDSEEYRCFIGGLSWSTTDSGLKDAFGKFGHLTEAKVVLDKFSGRSRGFGFVTYDDKKAMEEAIEAMNGMDLDGRSITVDRAQPQGPGRDRDDRDYGRDRDRDRGRGRDRGRDFGGGGRGSNGGECFKCGKPGHFARECPSGDGGRGDRYASRDDRYGGGSGGGGGGYSRYGPDRGGERYSGRNRDGGGRGGGGDRYNRDRSGPYERPSGGGYR; this comes from the exons ATGTCAGATAGTGAGGAGTACCGCTGTTTTATTGGGGGCCTTTCCTGGTCAACAACTGATTCAGGTTTGAAGGATGCATTTGGCAAATTCGGCCACCTAACTGAGGCGAAG GTCGTTCTCGACAAATTCTCTGGTCGATCTCGCGGTTTTGGCTTTGTAACTTATGATGACAAGAAAGCCATGGAAGAAGCCATTGAAGCCATGAATGGTATGGATTTAGATGGAAGGTCTATCACTGTGGACAGAGCTCAGCCACAAGGACCTGGACGTGACCGTGATGACCGTGATTATGGCCGTGACCGCGACCGTGACCGTGGTCGTGGCCGTGATCGTGGCCGTGACTTTGGTGGTGGGGGGCGTGGATCAAATGGTGGAGAGTGCTTCAAATGTGGCAAGCCTGGCCATTTTGCCAGGGAGTGCCCATCTGGGGATGGTGGAAGAGGGGACAGATATGCTAGTAGAGATGACAGGTAtggtggcggcagcggcggcggcggcggcggttaCAGTCGTTATGGACCTGACCGTGGCGGTGAAAGGTATTCTGGGCGCAATAGGGATGGTGGGGGCCGCGGTGGGGGAGGGGATCGATACAATCGTGATAGGTCCGGTCCATATGAACGTCCCAGTGGAGGAGGCTACCGTTAA